In Treponema vincentii, a single window of DNA contains:
- a CDS encoding cytidylyltransferase domain-containing protein, which produces MSVYSGVAVVVQARLNSSRLPRKALLNLCGKPLLAYTLAAMREIPAERYILACDHASKAEFAPIAEQYHYTLISGSETDVLGRFCSVVKQFESSLRPITTIIRATADNPFLFTEAAEASVKRFVELGEPDYFTYTGLPHGSGVEILKAKSLLTAAQLTNDSYDHEHVGPALYRYTDTFICVKETAPLQWYAPHLRTTVDTQEDFNRAELMMQYLQREKTTMPPSSSAVMKACRYAGRIAVFVPSVREGQGTGHLRRACSLIQELSPQLRCVLYLRSSSTSSFVQDIIKKAGSIETVNEIPEQACVFILDNFRTQAEEVRQLKKIAPVVALDEGGEGRAYADYLIDILPTLPYPIELSDVSASKLSAASSKVSSSSHSASNRTVDRSKHTIDHSSRTSDHSESGEALRSNITEVRFIALPQKRKRDGALKKYEKNGKYFFPIENAKLLVACGGEDAAQMGLPVARTFAELGAEVSVVEPNEKNYSQQKVNLYVYPYLENLRDRLCEWDIIVTHYGFTAFEALAAGCAVILVSPTEYHYQLGINAGFSTMPAGIPSAQGFKALFKIGIDIPSVVTPQSKEKSLADFILKLSTATAHRCPLCDEQALLPPEGRAENKTVSRCPVCGMYYPSFIAAEKKDYSEQYFFEEYQAQYGKTYLEDFESIKRQGLRRMSIINAIYAKVFNGGKEESLFEGLHHGTKRILDVGCAYGPFLAAAKESGWNPVGTDISAEAVHYVCKTLQLPACQAPFPVLPARFPFTVEKTFTEQHNQSLSIPLESGGFSAVTMWFVIEHFQDLNSVLQKVSDLLIGGGIFAFSTPALSGVTGRWNRRLFFAQSPTDHYTIWDRWQVKKQLEQYGFTVKKIVSIGHHPERFPHAAKIRKGGFRWNILMLVSKLFKLGDSMEIYAVKQGAFDD; this is translated from the coding sequence ATGAGCGTTTATTCAGGCGTTGCCGTTGTTGTGCAGGCTCGCCTCAATTCTTCACGACTGCCGCGTAAGGCACTTTTGAACCTTTGCGGTAAGCCGCTTCTTGCCTATACACTTGCAGCAATGCGGGAGATTCCTGCGGAACGGTACATTCTTGCCTGCGATCATGCGTCGAAAGCCGAGTTTGCACCGATTGCTGAGCAATACCATTATACCCTGATCAGCGGTTCGGAGACCGATGTGCTTGGCCGTTTTTGTTCGGTTGTTAAGCAGTTTGAATCCTCACTTCGCCCCATTACGACGATTATCCGTGCGACGGCCGACAATCCCTTTTTATTCACCGAAGCGGCAGAAGCCTCCGTTAAGCGGTTTGTCGAGTTGGGAGAGCCGGATTACTTTACCTACACCGGTCTCCCGCACGGCAGCGGTGTCGAAATTTTAAAGGCAAAGAGTCTTCTTACTGCGGCGCAACTTACGAATGACTCGTATGACCATGAACATGTAGGTCCCGCGCTGTACCGGTATACCGACACTTTTATCTGTGTAAAGGAAACCGCTCCGCTGCAGTGGTATGCGCCGCACCTGCGGACAACGGTCGATACACAGGAGGATTTTAACCGTGCGGAATTGATGATGCAGTATCTGCAACGGGAAAAGACCACAATGCCTCCGTCTTCGTCTGCGGTAATGAAGGCCTGCCGGTATGCCGGTAGGATTGCCGTTTTTGTTCCGTCGGTGCGGGAAGGGCAGGGGACGGGACATCTCCGCCGCGCCTGTAGCTTGATACAAGAGCTGTCCCCTCAGCTGCGCTGTGTGCTGTATCTTCGATCTTCATCTACGTCTTCATTTGTACAGGATATCATTAAGAAGGCGGGGAGTATTGAAACCGTCAATGAAATTCCGGAGCAAGCATGTGTGTTTATCCTCGATAACTTTAGGACACAGGCCGAAGAGGTGCGGCAGCTTAAAAAAATTGCGCCGGTTGTCGCCTTGGATGAAGGCGGGGAGGGGAGGGCATACGCCGACTATCTGATCGATATTCTTCCTACATTGCCGTATCCCATTGAGTTATCTGACGTATCGGCATCGAAACTTTCGGCGGCTTCATCAAAGGTTTCAAGTTCCTCGCACTCCGCGTCGAACCGTACCGTCGATCGCTCCAAACATACTATAGATCATTCTTCACGTACTTCGGATCACTCCGAATCGGGCGAAGCGCTTCGCTCGAATATTACTGAAGTGCGTTTTATTGCGCTGCCTCAAAAGCGGAAACGGGACGGCGCTTTAAAAAAATATGAAAAGAACGGAAAATACTTTTTTCCGATTGAGAATGCAAAACTTTTGGTTGCCTGCGGCGGAGAAGATGCTGCTCAAATGGGACTTCCGGTTGCCCGTACGTTTGCCGAGCTCGGTGCTGAGGTTTCTGTCGTTGAGCCTAATGAAAAAAACTATTCCCAGCAGAAGGTGAATCTCTATGTGTATCCTTATTTGGAAAATCTGCGGGATAGGCTCTGCGAATGGGATATCATTGTAACGCACTACGGCTTTACCGCCTTTGAAGCGCTCGCTGCAGGATGTGCCGTTATCCTTGTCTCTCCGACCGAATATCATTATCAACTCGGCATTAATGCGGGCTTTTCAACGATGCCTGCCGGCATCCCTTCTGCTCAGGGGTTTAAAGCGTTATTCAAGATCGGTATCGATATTCCGTCCGTCGTTACTCCGCAATCAAAAGAGAAAAGCCTTGCCGATTTTATCTTGAAGCTTTCTACGGCAACCGCTCACCGCTGTCCGCTCTGCGACGAGCAGGCTTTGCTGCCTCCCGAAGGGAGAGCTGAAAATAAAACCGTTTCGCGCTGTCCTGTCTGCGGAATGTACTATCCGTCATTTATCGCTGCAGAAAAAAAAGACTACAGCGAACAGTATTTTTTTGAAGAATATCAGGCTCAGTACGGTAAGACCTATCTTGAAGATTTTGAATCGATTAAACGGCAAGGTTTACGGCGGATGTCAATCATCAATGCGATCTATGCGAAGGTCTTTAATGGAGGCAAGGAAGAGTCGCTTTTTGAAGGACTGCACCATGGGACAAAGCGGATTCTCGATGTGGGCTGCGCTTACGGCCCCTTCCTTGCGGCTGCGAAGGAGTCCGGTTGGAATCCCGTCGGTACCGATATTTCGGCGGAGGCTGTGCACTATGTTTGTAAGACGCTCCAGCTTCCCGCTTGTCAGGCTCCGTTTCCCGTACTTCCGGCACGGTTTCCCTTTACGGTTGAAAAAACATTTACCGAACAGCATAACCAGTCTCTCAGTATTCCGCTGGAATCAGGCGGTTTTTCTGCGGTAACGATGTGGTTCGTTATTGAGCATTTTCAAGATTTGAATTCGGTGCTGCAGAAGGTCTCTGATCTTTTGATTGGAGGTGGAATTTTTGCTTTTTCCACGCCTGCGCTGTCGGGCGTTACCGGCCGGTGGAATCGTCGACTCTTTTTTGCGCAAAGCCCAACCGATCACTATACCATCTGGGATAGATGGCAGGTAAAAAAACAGCTGGAACAATATGGATTTACCGTAAAAAAGATCGTATCTATCGGGCATCATCCGGAGCGGTTCCCCCATGCTGCCAAGATAAGGAAAGGTGGCTTCCGCTGGAATATATTGATGTTGGTCAGCAAGCTCTTTAAGTTGGGGGACAGTATGGAGATTTATGCGGTAAAGCAGGGAGCGTTTGATGACTAA
- a CDS encoding GerMN domain-containing protein: MAKRKRRKISLGCLFWIVFILLIAVLFFLNKDTISFVLEKTNAKSIFLKDKTEKMQDASQAILGLQSKEEGGDNAPVKGDGSKEPEQEAKNEAPSQQQSDDKQSESAAPQRNESSHVRNNEQIKKPQPENNSRGNSQQNSGQTAAPGSVTQKPADEHSSSQRSTATTAQQSTPASSPVQKPTVTPSSPSAKPETAQNRSAAVRKAVIYWVRVDADGKLVPKSATRLLPKSDAPMSDALEALFAAPTVAELKQGVRTLIPPDTKLRSAWVKDGIAFINVSEEFQFNQYGIDGALAQLLQVVFTATEFSTVKSVQFLIEGQKKEYLGAEGVWIGSPLSRTSF, translated from the coding sequence ATGGCAAAACGTAAAAGAAGAAAAATATCGCTCGGTTGTCTTTTTTGGATTGTATTTATTTTATTGATTGCCGTGCTTTTTTTCTTGAATAAAGACACGATTTCTTTTGTTTTAGAAAAAACAAATGCGAAAAGTATATTCTTAAAAGATAAAACCGAAAAAATGCAAGACGCTTCACAGGCGATCCTTGGGCTTCAATCTAAAGAAGAGGGTGGCGATAACGCTCCTGTAAAAGGAGACGGTAGTAAGGAACCCGAGCAAGAAGCAAAAAACGAAGCTCCCTCACAACAGCAAAGCGACGATAAACAGTCGGAGTCGGCTGCACCGCAAAGGAATGAAAGCTCACATGTCCGTAACAATGAGCAAATAAAAAAGCCTCAGCCTGAAAATAATAGCAGGGGCAATTCGCAACAAAACAGCGGACAAACAGCTGCGCCGGGTTCGGTAACACAAAAACCGGCTGACGAACATTCTTCGTCGCAGCGCAGCACTGCTACGACAGCACAACAATCAACACCCGCTTCTTCGCCGGTTCAAAAACCTACTGTAACTCCATCAAGCCCATCGGCAAAGCCGGAAACCGCTCAAAACCGGTCGGCGGCAGTAAGAAAGGCTGTCATATACTGGGTTCGGGTAGATGCGGACGGAAAGCTTGTTCCGAAAAGTGCAACTCGATTACTTCCTAAATCCGATGCGCCGATGAGCGATGCACTCGAAGCTCTTTTTGCCGCTCCTACTGTAGCTGAGTTAAAACAAGGAGTACGGACGCTTATTCCGCCCGATACCAAGCTCCGTTCCGCATGGGTAAAGGACGGCATCGCCTTTATCAATGTGAGCGAAGAATTCCAGTTTAATCAGTATGGTATCGACGGGGCGTTGGCGCAGCTTTTGCAGGTGGTATTCACCGCTACTGAATTTTCAACCGTAAAATCGGTACAGTTTCTGATTGAAGGACAAAAAAAAGAGTATCTTGGCGCAGAGGGCGTTTGGATCGGCTCGCCGCTTTCGCGTACCTCTTTCTAA
- a CDS encoding spiro-SPASM protein, with product MKSFVVLAANGISDYAMRPLTQGGCTALASALDRASRFPDYAGTIITAAAEQCAAIQKYCNELNIPPVRVVPVAEFTAAAFFKALTPFAAEADHIFIAWADAPFLDSAGAAQLYTQHCTYKAEYSFADGYPEGLLPQIVAAGLVPILAALPFAAEVPLGRSFLFDTVKKDINSYDLETMIAPDDVRHLRLAFYADTKASWLLCRHFTGITAENYAAYIAERQEFLRPLPAYYGMEIVAYHPLHSIYRPNLFPNNFDDSCCMDFEAAARLIDAIAAFSESAVISLSLYGEPLLHPRFATLVALILNHPNLSVLIETSGIADKTAYNLEYFTQLAQVCRDVPPRSGGHLPIYWIVDIDAAGSKTYGAVHQLPDEEAERSLKQAVTFADQLANVFPKAVWVQMTRMNENEAELEPFYRLWEKREAKPLIQKYDHLCGALPDRRPADISPLQRHPCWHLKRDMSICTDGTVPLCKEDVNRSVVLGNAFTMPLETIWENGRRYYCEQIQSCYKGVCEHCDEYYTYNF from the coding sequence ATGAAATCTTTTGTTGTGCTGGCGGCAAACGGTATTTCCGATTATGCGATGCGGCCGCTTACTCAAGGCGGTTGTACAGCTCTCGCTTCCGCGCTGGATCGTGCGAGCCGTTTCCCCGATTATGCGGGTACCATTATAACCGCAGCAGCGGAGCAATGCGCTGCAATTCAAAAATACTGTAATGAACTCAATATACCGCCGGTGCGGGTCGTTCCGGTTGCGGAATTTACCGCTGCCGCTTTTTTTAAGGCGCTTACCCCTTTTGCAGCGGAAGCCGACCATATTTTTATTGCATGGGCTGACGCTCCGTTTTTAGACAGTGCAGGGGCGGCGCAGCTCTATACTCAGCATTGTACTTATAAGGCGGAATACAGCTTTGCAGATGGATATCCCGAAGGACTTCTTCCGCAAATTGTCGCGGCAGGTCTTGTGCCCATATTGGCAGCGTTGCCTTTTGCGGCAGAGGTGCCGCTTGGGCGTTCTTTCCTGTTTGATACCGTTAAAAAAGACATAAACTCCTACGACTTGGAGACAATGATTGCGCCTGATGATGTGCGGCACCTGCGTCTTGCTTTTTACGCCGATACCAAGGCTTCATGGCTCTTATGTCGACATTTTACCGGTATCACAGCGGAAAATTATGCTGCGTACATTGCCGAGCGGCAAGAATTCCTGCGGCCGCTGCCTGCCTATTACGGTATGGAAATAGTCGCCTATCATCCTTTACATTCTATTTATCGTCCGAACTTGTTTCCTAACAACTTTGATGATTCTTGCTGTATGGACTTTGAAGCCGCCGCTCGGCTCATCGATGCGATTGCCGCTTTTTCCGAAAGTGCAGTGATTTCTCTGTCGCTCTATGGGGAACCGCTCCTGCATCCTCGCTTTGCAACACTTGTAGCGCTGATACTGAACCACCCAAACCTTTCGGTATTGATAGAAACGAGCGGCATTGCGGATAAGACGGCATATAATCTTGAGTATTTTACTCAACTCGCTCAAGTTTGCAGGGATGTGCCGCCGAGGAGCGGCGGACACTTGCCGATTTATTGGATTGTCGATATCGATGCGGCAGGATCGAAAACGTACGGCGCAGTTCATCAGCTTCCCGATGAGGAGGCTGAACGCTCTTTAAAGCAGGCGGTAACATTTGCGGATCAGTTGGCAAACGTTTTTCCTAAAGCAGTGTGGGTACAGATGACGCGTATGAATGAAAATGAAGCGGAATTGGAGCCTTTTTATCGGTTGTGGGAAAAACGGGAAGCAAAGCCGCTTATTCAAAAATACGATCACCTCTGCGGAGCGCTCCCTGATCGGCGCCCTGCAGATATTTCTCCGTTACAACGACATCCTTGTTGGCACCTCAAACGGGATATGTCTATTTGTACGGATGGAACCGTTCCGCTCTGTAAGGAAGATGTTAACCGTTCGGTGGTACTCGGAAACGCTTTTACGATGCCGCTCGAAACGATTTGGGAAAACGGCCGGCGTTACTATTGCGAGCAGATACAATCATGCTATAAGGGGGTATGTGAACACTGTGACGAATACTATACCTACAACTTTTAA
- a CDS encoding ATP-grasp domain-containing protein has protein sequence MTKKRVFMLGAGFMQGVAIRAARALGCTVVAADGNPSAVCAAEADEFVCIDLKDTARLIDYARYLQQNGGLDAVFTAATDFSAAVAAVAAACGLRGHTLEAALNATDKVRMRECFRKAGVPSPAFIELTAADLAAPADRLEARGNVRYSDLGAATADTLERRLGELAGRFPLVVKPVDNMGARGCSLVRNLSELRKAVATALQYSRSGRAIVEEYIEGSEFSIEGLIFGRRLYITALADRHIFFPPYFIEMGHTIPSDCTQDIADEVMSVFERGVHALGLTDGAVKGDILVRNGKAFVGEIAARLSGGYMSGWTVPYSCGLDITAAALTLALGDSPRLHTCGKDFFVVPLKQNCPFVSAERAWISIPGQVASVSGLEAARAAPFVKDVFPRAGAGDTVVFPQNNVEKCGNVLSAAPSRREAVQASEAACRKIVLRLRPHVAETDAFLAELHSPAEQQIFPPNFLQFTEPLAGAETAAKVAVEVLATAPAADSKRQRSGGSSAASSAFFDRLLADAVYEEKESFVLPCFLAAALGTACDLQGRSLRELLHQALEEEPGLASILGISGSPERSAVSALSSRKSRGSSSLDIQRKNGYWKALIRGGLQGLLYRYDCEKV, from the coding sequence ATGACTAAAAAACGGGTGTTTATGCTCGGTGCGGGCTTTATGCAAGGTGTTGCGATACGCGCTGCCCGCGCGCTCGGCTGCACCGTGGTTGCAGCCGATGGAAATCCGTCCGCGGTGTGCGCTGCGGAAGCCGACGAGTTCGTATGCATCGATTTAAAAGATACCGCGCGCCTTATCGACTATGCGCGGTATTTACAGCAAAACGGCGGACTTGATGCGGTGTTTACCGCTGCGACGGATTTCTCCGCCGCAGTTGCCGCGGTTGCGGCTGCCTGCGGCTTGCGCGGCCACACGCTCGAAGCGGCGCTCAATGCAACGGACAAGGTGCGGATGCGGGAATGCTTTCGCAAAGCCGGTGTACCGTCTCCCGCTTTTATCGAGTTGACCGCCGCCGACCTTGCAGCTCCGGCTGACCGTTTAGAAGCAAGGGGTAATGTCCGGTATAGTGATCTAGGGGCAGCTACAGCCGATACACTTGAACGGCGGCTTGGCGAACTTGCAGGACGTTTTCCGCTGGTGGTAAAGCCCGTCGACAACATGGGCGCCCGCGGATGCTCGCTGGTTAGAAATCTTTCGGAATTACGGAAAGCGGTTGCTACGGCATTGCAGTATTCGCGGAGCGGGCGCGCCATCGTCGAAGAATACATAGAAGGAAGTGAATTTTCGATTGAAGGGCTGATCTTCGGCAGGCGGCTGTATATCACCGCACTTGCCGACCGGCATATCTTTTTCCCCCCGTATTTTATCGAGATGGGGCATACGATCCCGTCGGACTGCACGCAAGACATTGCCGATGAGGTTATGTCGGTGTTTGAACGCGGCGTTCATGCGCTCGGCTTAACCGACGGGGCGGTGAAGGGCGATATTTTGGTGCGGAACGGTAAGGCCTTTGTCGGAGAAATCGCCGCCCGCCTTTCCGGCGGTTACATGTCCGGTTGGACGGTGCCGTACAGCTGCGGTTTGGATATTACAGCTGCGGCGTTGACCCTTGCGCTCGGCGATTCGCCCCGGCTGCACACCTGCGGAAAGGATTTTTTCGTAGTGCCGCTCAAGCAAAACTGTCCGTTTGTGTCTGCGGAGCGGGCATGGATTTCCATTCCCGGGCAGGTGGCATCCGTCAGCGGCTTGGAAGCCGCACGCGCAGCGCCCTTTGTCAAAGATGTGTTTCCCCGTGCCGGTGCAGGCGATACGGTGGTGTTTCCACAAAACAATGTCGAAAAATGCGGCAATGTACTAAGCGCTGCGCCGAGCCGCCGAGAAGCGGTGCAGGCAAGCGAGGCTGCCTGCCGGAAAATCGTACTGCGGCTTAGACCTCATGTTGCGGAAACCGATGCTTTCTTGGCGGAGCTGCACTCCCCGGCGGAACAGCAGATCTTTCCACCGAATTTTTTGCAATTTACGGAACCGCTCGCCGGCGCCGAGACCGCTGCAAAGGTCGCTGTCGAGGTTCTTGCCACGGCTCCTGCGGCAGATAGTAAGAGGCAACGCAGTGGAGGTTCCTCAGCAGCCTCAAGCGCTTTTTTTGATCGGTTACTCGCGGATGCCGTTTACGAAGAAAAAGAAAGCTTTGTACTGCCTTGCTTTTTAGCGGCAGCGCTTGGTACCGCCTGCGATCTGCAGGGTAGGTCGCTGAGGGAATTGCTGCATCAAGCGCTTGAGGAGGAGCCGGGATTGGCTTCCATACTGGGCATTTCCGGTTCGCCGGAAAGGAGTGCAGTGAGTGCTTTATCTTCGAGGAAAAGCCGTGGCTCATCTTCACTAGACATACAACGGAAGAATGGCTATTGGAAAGCTCTTATCCGGGGCGGACTACAAGGTTTACTCTATCGGTATGACTGCGAAAAGGTATAA
- a CDS encoding GerMN domain-containing protein yields MSFFTKQRLICWSLLSVIAGILFLSYMASPKLERALLYFPQSDGGIGIEERYLPQHPESEFAVLLVNELLLGPADHRFLRFSDPELLPRSCFVRDNALYIDFPAQVLTPSVKTPDFYTVYSLLRKNIAVNCKSINTVYFYIDGMPAYVKNYRISTDNKRVDKNKYLSYTYSQQGILNNGKGAFE; encoded by the coding sequence ATGAGTTTTTTTACAAAGCAGAGGCTGATATGCTGGTCGTTGCTCAGTGTAATCGCCGGAATATTGTTTTTATCGTATATGGCGAGCCCTAAACTTGAGCGTGCACTTCTGTATTTTCCCCAAAGTGATGGTGGTATCGGTATTGAAGAAAGGTATTTACCGCAGCATCCCGAATCGGAATTTGCCGTGTTGTTGGTGAATGAACTGCTGCTTGGTCCTGCCGATCACCGCTTTTTACGCTTTTCCGATCCCGAATTACTACCCCGTAGTTGTTTTGTGCGTGATAATGCATTATATATCGATTTCCCTGCCCAAGTTCTAACGCCGAGCGTTAAAACTCCCGACTTTTATACCGTTTATAGTTTGTTACGAAAAAATATCGCGGTAAACTGTAAAAGTATCAATACCGTTTATTTTTATATTGATGGTATGCCTGCCTATGTAAAAAATTATCGTATTTCAACCGATAATAAAAGAGTTGACAAGAATAAGTATCTTTCGTATACTTATTCTCAACAGGGCATTCTTAACAATGGAAAAGGAGCTTTTGAATGA
- a CDS encoding response regulator: MISKQDFPSINERAPGGVRADGSAYKVLVVDDSIFVSKQIGQILTSEGYEVIATAVDGFEGVEKYKELCPNVDLVTMDITMPKMDGITALEQIMAFDKNAKVVMISALGKEELVKKSLLLGAKNYIVKPLDRKKVLERIAAVLSK, encoded by the coding sequence ATGATTTCTAAACAAGATTTTCCGTCTATTAACGAACGTGCCCCGGGCGGTGTAAGAGCTGATGGTTCAGCTTATAAAGTTCTGGTGGTGGATGATTCTATTTTCGTTTCCAAACAGATCGGCCAGATTTTAACCAGTGAAGGTTACGAAGTTATTGCAACTGCTGTCGATGGTTTTGAAGGTGTCGAAAAATATAAAGAGTTGTGTCCGAATGTTGACCTTGTCACAATGGATATTACGATGCCCAAAATGGACGGTATTACAGCTCTTGAACAGATAATGGCTTTTGATAAGAATGCAAAGGTTGTTATGATTAGCGCACTCGGAAAAGAAGAGTTGGTAAAGAAATCTCTGCTGCTTGGAGCAAAAAACTACATTGTTAAACCGCTCGATCGCAAAAAGGTTCTTGAGCGCATCGCTGCCGTTTTATCGAAATAA
- a CDS encoding N-acetylmuramoyl-L-alanine amidase: MTAKRYNAKFFTTVIFLLLVSVAPAFSAEKNVSALETADRLGADLTWDPLSQEITFTVGNHTAQCRIGTPLVFFDYRETIIAQAPLMGTNAQPQLPAALFTQLETFFKQFDIGSFFRVGAILIDPGHGGKDPGTTGSYVENGKTIPVYEKNIALSVSLSLYDMLRKTYPDKKILLTRSDDTYPSLEERVEMANKVLLKKNEAILYISIHANASPFNKKPYGFEIWYLPTDYRRNLIDKNTASREIAHILNIMLEEEFSTESILIAKNISDGLEAQIGKESKNRGLKEKEWFVVRNAKMPSVLIELGFVTNPEEAKRLNTPSYLQKCAQGIYNGLTAFISRFEGQ; this comes from the coding sequence ATGACTGCGAAAAGGTATAATGCCAAGTTTTTTACCACTGTTATTTTCCTTTTGCTCGTGAGCGTTGCTCCTGCGTTCTCTGCGGAAAAAAACGTCTCTGCGCTTGAGACGGCGGATAGGCTTGGCGCCGACCTCACATGGGATCCACTTTCGCAGGAGATAACGTTTACAGTCGGGAACCATACGGCACAGTGCCGGATCGGTACGCCGCTTGTGTTTTTTGACTATCGTGAAACGATAATCGCTCAAGCTCCTCTGATGGGAACAAATGCTCAGCCGCAGCTTCCTGCAGCTCTCTTTACGCAGCTAGAGACTTTTTTTAAACAGTTCGACATCGGCTCATTTTTCCGTGTCGGTGCGATCCTCATTGATCCCGGACACGGAGGAAAAGATCCCGGCACGACCGGCTCTTATGTCGAAAACGGTAAAACTATCCCCGTTTATGAGAAAAACATTGCATTAAGCGTTTCACTTTCCCTCTATGATATGTTACGCAAGACTTATCCCGATAAAAAAATTCTTCTAACTCGTTCGGATGACACGTATCCCAGTTTAGAGGAACGGGTTGAGATGGCAAATAAAGTATTACTCAAGAAAAATGAAGCCATCCTCTATATTTCAATCCACGCAAATGCTTCTCCGTTTAATAAGAAACCTTACGGTTTTGAGATCTGGTATTTACCTACCGACTATCGACGCAATTTAATCGATAAAAATACAGCATCAAGAGAGATTGCTCATATTTTAAATATAATGCTTGAAGAAGAATTCTCTACCGAAAGTATTTTAATCGCAAAAAATATTTCAGACGGCTTGGAAGCGCAGATCGGTAAAGAGAGTAAAAACCGCGGTTTAAAAGAAAAGGAATGGTTTGTGGTACGGAATGCAAAGATGCCGAGCGTGCTCATCGAGCTGGGCTTTGTAACAAACCCCGAAGAAGCGAAACGGTTGAATACTCCTTCCTACTTGCAAAAATGCGCACAGGGAATATATAATGGCCTCACTGCATTTATCTCTCGCTTCGAGGGTCAATAG
- a CDS encoding helix-turn-helix domain-containing protein has product MIEPYQYLAENKNMRVLLYDQDIQRNKSLHRYLEDANIQVTAAYCLKDFLSKFEKPSLKILLIEHSRIQHYNIDIEALLEQLGLTFTVIDYTETETTFDFSVHYLSSYYYFPFTTEKDKELIKKVKKRLRKYKKQKEKSASQTEHQAINAYSANASSVNQVMEHFTKKQRQLITRLLEKKDGINVEEIIELLNAKTVKNSQNYAQTHIYRLRNKLNRLLGDEYIISYKDHTYQLLCIHK; this is encoded by the coding sequence ATGATTGAGCCATATCAATACTTAGCCGAAAATAAAAATATGAGAGTGCTTTTATATGATCAAGATATACAAAGAAATAAAAGTCTCCACCGGTATCTCGAAGATGCCAATATACAAGTTACGGCAGCCTATTGCTTAAAGGATTTTCTTTCAAAATTTGAAAAGCCATCGCTTAAAATTTTACTTATCGAACACAGCAGAATACAGCATTATAATATTGATATCGAAGCCCTACTTGAACAATTAGGCTTAACTTTTACCGTTATCGATTATACCGAAACGGAAACAACGTTCGATTTTTCCGTCCATTACCTATCATCATATTATTATTTTCCATTTACAACCGAAAAAGATAAGGAATTGATTAAAAAAGTAAAAAAGAGGCTTCGAAAGTATAAAAAGCAAAAAGAGAAATCTGCATCGCAAACAGAACATCAAGCTATCAATGCTTATTCTGCCAATGCGAGCAGCGTCAATCAAGTCATGGAACATTTTACAAAAAAACAAAGGCAACTAATTACAAGGTTATTAGAAAAGAAAGATGGAATAAACGTAGAAGAGATTATTGAATTATTAAATGCAAAAACAGTTAAGAATAGTCAGAACTATGCACAAACGCACATCTATCGACTTAGAAATAAGCTCAATCGCCTACTCGGAGATGAATACATTATTTCCTATAAAGATCACACTTATCAACTGCTTTGTATCCATAAATGA